In a genomic window of Camelus ferus isolate YT-003-E chromosome 31, BCGSAC_Cfer_1.0, whole genome shotgun sequence:
- the LOC102522010 gene encoding zinc finger and BTB domain-containing protein 44-like, with protein sequence MLIHSGIKPFRWDRGGSKFTGAHLLKKHRLKHEGRRCFWCQIRRANSASFGEYEHHMRVSRHVIFKPRIYERKTRGATFANSGNLIVHLGSQNHEASELTDYFQSSDFLVPDSLNQEPEGTLVQYDLREHGFESSSSVQMPVISQVCSTQNCESSFPLGSLGELAEKG encoded by the coding sequence ATGCTCATCCACTCAGGAATTAAACCGTTTCGGTGGGACCGCGGGGGTAGTAAGTTCACCGGGGCTCACTTGCTAAAGAAGCATCGCCTAAAGCATGAAGGGAGGCGCTGTTTCTGGTGCCAGATACGCAGGGCCAATTCCGCTTCCTTCGGGGAGTATGAACACCACATGAGGGTTTCCCGGCACGTCATCTTCAAGCCTCGGATTTACGAGCGCAAAACACGCGGCGCCACGTTCGCCAACTCTGGAAATTTAATCGTGCACCTGGGGAGTCAGAACCATGAAGCATCAGAGCTAACAGACTACTTCCAGAGCAGTGATTTCCTAGTACCGGACTCCTTAAACCAGGAGCCGGAAGGGACCCTTGTCCAATATGATCTTAGAGAACACGGTTTTGAAAGCAGCTCCTCTGTTCAAATGCCTGTGATTTCACAGGTCTGCTCGACCCAGAATTGTGAAAGCAGTTTTCCTTTGGGGTCTCTTGGTGAGCTGGCAGAAAAAGGGTGA